ATGAGAACTATTACGCTCTCGCTTCCCGACCAGCCGCTCGGAGATGTAGAATTGACGGATGATGAACTCACTGGAGAGATTCGGATGTTGGCGGCTGTTAAGCTTTATGAACTCGGGCGTATTTCCAGTGGTCGGGCTGCCGAATTTGCGGGAATTTCTCGGGTTGAATTTCTCAACGAGTTAGGAC
The window above is part of the Gemmatimonadota bacterium genome. Proteins encoded here:
- a CDS encoding UPF0175 family protein yields the protein MRTITLSLPDQPLGDVELTDDELTGEIRMLAAVKLYELGRISSGRAAEFAGISRVEFLNELGRYNVSPFQITPEELKAEVKGLRADLDQ